The window CTGCGGAACTGGAAAATGCTCCGGTGATCCTGCAGGTTTCAGAAAACGCTGCAAGATACGCTGGCCTGGAACACCTGACTGCCGTGTGCCAGAGCCTCAGGGAACATGCTTCTATTCCGGTGATCCTGCACTTCGATCATGCAGAAACCCTGGAGAGTGCTCTGACCGCTGTGGCCCTGGGTTACGACATGGTGATGCTGGAAGGGGGCGACCTCGATCTGGACGGCAACGCCAAACGTCTGAAACTGCTCTCCAAGACCGCCCATGCCCTCGGTGTGGCTGTGGAAGGAGAATTCGAGGTCACCCAGAAAGGGGAACGGGAAGCCACCCACCTGTCTGCCAGTGCCCTGGAGGACTTCATGAAGGTCTCGGGTGTGGATGCCGTCGCCGTGGACATCGGCACCAGCCACAAACAGACCGAAAAAACCGCGATGCTTAACATCCCCCACCTGCGGGATCTGGCCCACCAGACCGCCGCCCCACTGGTGCTGCACGGATCAAGCGGAGCCACCCCCGAAGACCTGCGCATTGCCATCCATGAGGGCATTTCCAAGGTGAATGTCGCCACCGAACTGATGCTGGAATTCACCCGTGGGGTGCGAGAACAGCTTTCAGACCCCAAACTGTACGATGCCCGCAAGTACCTGGGTTACGCCCGTGAAGTGATGACCCAGCGGGTGCGCACCCTGATCCAGAACTTCGGGAGCAGTGGGCAGGTCCTATGATCATCGCCCTGACGCCCAACTCCTGCATTGACCGGGTGCTGCACCTGGACCGCAAGGTCACCCCGAACAACCTGCACCGTGTGAATCACAGTGTGGAATACGCGGGAGGCAAAGGGGTGAATCTGGCCCGTGTGGTGCGTGCCCTGGGTGGAGAGGTGCTGCTGGCAGGGTTTCTGGGAGGATTCAATGGCCTGAAGTTCCGCCATCTGATGCAGCAGGAAGGTCTGGAGGGTGTGTTTCTGGAGCTTCCTGGAGAGACCCGCGAGTGCCAGATTCTGCTGGATGGCAGTGATCACCCCACCGAGATCAACGAAAAAGGCCTGACCGTGAACCATCAGGACTGGCAAACCCTGATGGAGAAATTGCCTGAAGGGAAACTGGCCATCTGTGGGAGCCTCCCTCCGGGGGACACCCTGGGCCACTTTCAGGACCTGCTGCAGAGACTCCCTGCAAAACCCGTGGTGGACACCAGTGGTCCAGCCCTCACCAGCGCCATCTCTCAGGGGGTGCTGCTGTGCAAGCCCAACGAGCATGAACTGGCAGGCATTGTGGGCAGCAAACTGAACAGCATGGAAGAGGCTTTTGAAGCTGCCTCTCAGCTGTACCAGACCCACAGAACCCCGATTCTGTTGACACTCGGTGCCCAGGGGGCAGCTCTGGTGAATGAAAAAGTGCATCATGTGCGTTCTCCGTCCATCATGGTCAAAAACCCCATCGGGGCCGGAGACAGCCTGCTGGGTGCCTACCTGTGGGCCACAGATCAGGGTTACGCCCCTGAAGAAGCGCTGCGCTGGGGTGTGGCGGCAGGGGCAGAGTGTGCCCGCAAAGGGGGACCTGCTTTCGTGACCCGAGAAGGGGTCACCGAGCTGTACCAGCAGACCCGGTCTTTGCAACCCTCCTGATTTTTGCCTTTCGACAACATGAGACACACGGAGGCCCGAGGTGTCCGGACCATCCGAGAGATTGGCAGGCAGACACCCTGTTCAGAGAGGAAGAACCATGACCAAGATCGTCATTCTGGGCGCGGGAAGCGCAGTGTTTGCACAACAGATGGTCACCGATGTGCTGTGCATTGAGGGGCTGGAGACAGGTGAATTTGCCCTGGTCGACATCGACCCCATCCGTCTGGAGCTGGCCCATCAGCTGGCAGAACTGGCCGTGCAGAAATCTGGAAAGAACTTCCGGGTGACCGCGACCACCAACCGCTTGCAGGCCCTTCCAGGCACAGATTTCGTGATCTCCTGCATTGAGGTTTCCGGTCTAGAGAACGTGCAGTACGACTACGACATCCCCCTCAAATATGGGGTGGACCAGTGCATTGGGGACACCATCGGGCCAGGAGGCCTCTTCAAATTCCTGAGAACCGCCCCAAGCTGGCTCTCCATCCTCAGGGACATCGAGCGCATCTGCCCGAAAGCCGTGGTGATGAACTACACCAACCCCATGAGCGCCCTGGTTTTATTGGCCACCCGTGCCACCAGTCTGCAGGTGATTGGCCTGTGCCACAGCGTGCAGGGCACCGCACAGCAGATCGCGGAATACATCGGGGTGCCGTACCAGAAACTCAGGTACCAGTGCGCAGGCATCAACCACCTGAGCTGGTTCACCAAACTGGAAGTGGACGGGCAGGACGTGTACCCCGAACTCATCCGGGTTGCAAAGCAGAAAGACATTTACGAAAGAGACCCTGTGCGTTTTGAGATGCTGCTGCACCTGGGGGCATTTACCACCGAATCCAGCGGACATGTCTCTGAGTACACCCCGTATTTCCGCAAGCGACCAGACCTGATCCAGAAGCACACCCGCGCAGGCTACCGGGGCGAAAGTGGCTACTACGCCCACAACTGGCCCACCTGGAGGTCCGACCATGACCGCCATGCCAGGGAAACCATCGCCAGAGGGGTTGAGGCCATGGAACTGGAACGCAGCCACGAATTTGGTTCCCAGATTGTGGAGGCACTGACCTTCAATCGCCCTCAGGTGATTCACGGCAACGTGAGAAACACGGGCCTGATCGACAACCTGTCTCAGGATGGCTGTGTGGAAGTGGCGTGCCTACTGGATCACAACGGAATCCAGCCCACCCACTTCGGATGCCTCCCAGAGCACCTTGCCGCCCTGGATCGACAGCACATGACCTTCCATGATCTGGCTGTCACCTCCATTCTGGAGCAGGACCGTGAAGCTGCAGTCCACGCGCTGATGCTCGACCCTCTCACCGCCGCAGTTTGCTCTTTGCAGGAAGCCCGCAGCCTGTTTGATGAACTGGCAGAAGCTCAGAAGGCCTATCTGCCCAGATACATGGCGAGTGGTGCAAGGGCTGCAATCGGGGACTAAACCGAGAGCCCAGAGCCGAGAGCCGGGCGTAAGGTATTCTGGACTTCAACAGTTGTCAAACCCTTTCAGGGACCATCCCGTTTTGAAGCTTGCAGTGCACTTCTTCAAGGCTCTGCTCTCCCCCATCCACTCCCCCAACCCCCAGAGGTACTTTCCATGACCGAACCCATTCAGGCACTTCTTCTAGGCGCAGGCAGCCGGGGGTATGATGTGTTTGCCCGCTGGGCTTTACAACATCCCGACCAGCTGAAGTTTGTCGCGGTGGCCGATCCTGATCCTGCCAAACGGCAAAGGATGATGGAGGAGCATGGCATTCCTGCAAGTCAGGCTTTTGCAAACTGGCAGGATGCTTTAAATGCAAACCTTCCCATTCAGGCCGTTGTGAATGCGCTCCCAGATCACCTCCACGAGGAAAGCGCCACAAAAGTGATGCAGAAGGGTTACCACCAGCTTCTGGAGAAACCCATCACCAACAATCTGTCTGGTGCAGTGCGCATTGCCGAGGCCGCAGAGGCTTCTGGCAAAGTGTTGATGCTTGCTTACGTGCTGCGTTACACCCCGTTTTTCTCAACCATTCATGATGTGGTGCAGTCCGGTCAACTGGGCGAGGTCGTGCACTTCGAGTGGTCTGAGAACGTGTCGGCCATTCACTACTCACACTCTTTTGTGCGTGGGAACTGGTCCAACACGGCCAAATCCAGCCCGATGATTCTGGCGAAGTGCTCGCACGATCTGGATCAGCTGGCCTGGATTCTTCCAAAACGCATCAAGCAGCTGTCCAGTTTTGGCTCCCTGCTCCATTACCGGGAAGAAAACAAACCTGCTGGAGCCCCAAAACGCTGTCTGGACGGATGCCCTGTGGCTGAAACATGCTCTTTCCATGCGGCAAAGATCTACTTGACCGATTATGTGAGCTGGCCTGTGAATGTCATCAGCACCGACATGAGTCTGGAAGGTCGCATTCAGGCCTTGCAGGAAGGTCCTTATGGCGTCTGTGTGTACCAGTCCGACAATGACGTGGTGGACAATCAGGTGGTGATGTTCGAACTCGTTGGTGGAGGTTCAGGCACCCTGGCCATGCACGGTCACTCTGGCGAGGAAGGCCGTTACGTGCGCATTGATGGCACGAAAGCCACCCTCACAGCAGCCTTCACCGACCGCAAGCAGGAGATCTGGCTGGAACCCCACACCTTCGAGACCTCTTACCTCACCGGAGGCCACCAGATTCCCATTCAGGCCCCGAGTGGCACGGCAGGGATGGGTCACGGTGGAGGGGATGATGGGGTGTGTCAGGCCTTCGTTCAGTCGGTCCGAAATGGCACCATAGAACCCACCAGTCAGTACCTCGAAAGCCAGTATCTGGCCTTCGCCATCGAGGAAGCCCGACACCAGAACACAAAAGTGGACATGGAAGACTTCCGTGGACGGGCTTCAGTGGGGGCACTGGTTTAGGTCCCCCTGCACCTCGCTTCGCCTGGTGGTCCCCCCTTAACAAAGGGGGGTTGTTGGTTGTTTCAGATGCAAACCATCCCAGACGGCTTACAATCCCCCTTCGTCAAGGGGGACAGCTTCGAGCCATAGCGAGAAGCAGGGGAACTTCAGCCTCAGTGCTCTAAGGCCAATGCTCAGGGAGCCTCAATCACATAAGCCTGCAATTCAGCCATTTTGCCGTCCCTGAAGCGCCAGACATCACAGGCCCTGTAGTGTGTGGCCTTTCCCTGTTCGTCGGTCAAAGTGATCTCGCCGATGGCTGTCAGAAAGTCACCCTCTGCGATCATGTGATGGATGCTGAAGGTGGGGATCACCCTGTAGGCGGTTTCCATGTACTCGCGCACAGCTTCTTTGCCTCTGAGGGTCCTGTCGCCCACGAAGTTCCACTCGGTGTCTTCGGTGCAGAACTTCAAAAAGCCTTCAAAATCTCCTCTGGTGATGGCCTGATTGGCCTCTTCCAGAACCATTTTCATCTTCTGGGTCTGTGACATTGAGAACGCTCCTGAAATGAATTGGGGTCACACCACTGCACTTGCCCTGTCTGGCTGTTGCCACCGATCTGAACAACCGAAGACGCCCAGCAAGCCACTGCCGTTCAGGTTGTGTCACGCAACACCCCTGAACCGCGTTATTACATATAGACATTTTATGTACTTTTTGTCAATATGTCTTTATGCCACCCTCCCTCACAGACAGCGAAGCAGCAGCCCGGCGCTCCAGAATCTTGAATGCCGCACGCTGGTGCTTTCTGAACTTCGGTTTTGCAAAAACATCCTTTGAAGACATTGCCAGACAGTCAGGGCTGTCCAGAACCCTGCTTTATCGAACCTTCAGGGACAAGGAGGACATCTATAAGGCCGTCTTTGTGGACCTGATGGTTTCCCGTCATCCTGCAGCCAGAGAGGCCGCACAGGGACCAGGCAGTCCCCTTAAACGCCTGCTCATCGTGTGCCGTTTGATGGTGCTGGAGCCCTGGTCCGAGATGTTCGGCACCCCCATGGGACATGAATTCATTGAGACCTGTGAGCGGATGGATGCCGAAACCGGAAAGCTTTACCGCGAGGCCATGCACGAATGCGTCCTCTACATCCTGGAGGATGCCCTGAGCACCGAGGTCTTCTTGCTTGCAGTCGATGGTCTGCTTGCAGATCGGCCCAGCACGGCTGTGCTTGAGTCTCGAATTCAGCTTCTCGCAACCCGGTTTGCTGCCTTTCCTTCACTGCTGGGGTCTTTCGAAGAGGCACCATAAGCCTTGTACAGAGGGCATGAAGTTCACGAAAAGTGCTGCTCTGACCTCCATCAATTGACAGGCAAGGTGAGCTCACCTTCTCCAGCAGAACCACCTTCTGACCAGAGGTGGTTCTACTCATATGCGTTCACTCTTGCCGTCATATTCGATCAAAAAAAATCACCAATATGATTGACTATGACGATAAAGGATGCTACTCTCAATGCAGTTCCCATTACACCTGCATTCTCTCCTGCGTTTTCCTGCCCATCAGAACTGCATCAACGACCACGCCTGCCCGGACAGGGACAGGCATCTGGAGGTATTGTCTCGTGAAGTCCATCAAAACCCTGACCCTCATCATCAGCCTTGGCCTGCTTGCCGCCTGTGGATCTGCACCCCGGGTTTCCTCTGACCCTGCTTTCTCTGACACGGCACAGGTGGAGGTTCAAAAGCAGGTGAACAAAGCCCCTTCGCGCCTGAGGGACAGTCAGGGAAACCTGAAAGTGCTGAACTACGCCACTTTTTATGCCACCCCGACCACTGCAGACCTGGATGAACTGCAAAAAAGAGACATCTCTTTCGTGCAGCCCAATGCGGTCAGCAATGAACAGATCCAGGCCCTGCAAACCATCGGTTATGCCATCTCCTACCTCTCCATCGGTGAGATTGGCATTTACAACACCTACTACGTGAATGGTGTGCCCAAACTGGGCTGGGAACTGCTCGGGTGGAGCAATGGAGACCCCAACAACCACACCATCACCGGAACGCCCGTGATTCCCCAGTCCTGGGTGGTGGGCATGAACAAGAATTTTCAGGCTCCGATGCTGGACCTCACCAACGCAGACGCAAGGGCCTTTCTGGTACAGCAGGCCCAGGCCCTGTGGGCAAGACAGTTTGATGGCCTCTTTCTGGACACTGCAGACGATGCTGAATTCTTCGGGGCAGGCACGCCAGGAACCGTTTTCGAGAACGAGAACCTGATCCTGTATGCAAACCGCCCCACTTACGCCCAGATGCGGGCAGGCTACATTGCGACCATCAAAGCCCTCAGGGCTGCATATGCATCAGGGATTCTGGTGCAAAACGGCGGATTTGATCTGGTGCTGGACAGTGAGAACAGTGGAGATGGCACTGAGGGTTACATCGACGCAGTGATGCACGAAGTCGCCACCACCCGTTACCTGCCCCCAACCACCTCCGAGGCGCACCCCACCCTGAATGGGGCCAACTACCTGAGCTGGACCTCTTATTACGCCCAGACCCCTGAGCCCCAGCGCACTGCCGACCAGAACTACCGCATCAACCGGGACCAGCATGCAGATGCCTACCTTGCCCGTGGAGGGGTGGTATTCGCCCAGGATTTCGCCACCCCGGACCGCACCGATCTCTCCTGCCTGTCTTATGAGGTTTCCCGTTCCCATGGATGGATTCCTGCCTATTCCGATGCCCACTTCCAGAAGCTTTACACCTTCCCGGACAGCACCGCACAGATCCGCAGTTACACCGGATGTGCAAATTACACATATACCGTTGCCTCTGATTTCTCTGTGACCTTCCAGCCCAGAACCGTCAGCGCCAGACCCGGAACCAGCACCAGCACCACCCTGAACGTGGGAGCGGTCAACGGCTACACCAGTCCGGTAAAACTGCGCTTTGGCAAACTTCCAGCGGGTGTGACCGGCAGTTTCAGCAGCACCCAGGTGACCCCTGGCCCCACGACCCAGGTCAGCTTGACCCTCAACATTGCATCCACCACTGCCCTGAAAACCTACATCGTTCCTGTGATTGCCACCAGCGCTGGAGAGAGCATGCGCTACGATCTTCGCCTGAACGTGGTGAATGTCAATGGCGAAACCGTGTGGATTGCCAACGCTGGAAATGGCACCGTTGCAGCCTACGACACGCAGGGAAACCTGACGGGCACCAGCACAGAGAACCGAAAAGCCAGCGGCATCTCCCAGCCTTACGACATCGCGGTGGCTGCAGATGGCACCCAGTTCGTGGTGGAAAACGTGGGCAACCCCGCTGCACCTCAGCCTGCAGGTCGAATCCTCAAGTACGCCCCCTTCAGCCTCAGTGAACCTCTGCAGACCCTGACCGGGCTGAACTATCCCACCAGTGCCGCACTGGACAGCTCGAACAACCTGTGGGTGGTCAGCAGCGCGCTGGACTGGACAGGCACCGTGCGCGGAACCCCCAGAATCAACCGCTTTGCACCGAATGCCACCACTCCCACCTCGGGCTTTGATTTCCCGGCCAGCAGCTATGGTTATCCTTTCCGTGCGGCCATCGACAGTCAGAACCGCCTGTGGGTCACCACCAGTTATGGCCTGATCACCATGTACACCAGCCCTCTGACCGCCACAAGCAACCAGGCTCCCGATCTGGTCTGGAGTGTGACTGGACTGAACCCCAAAGGCCTGACCTTTGATGCTCAGGGCAACCTGTACGTGGTGGGGAACGAAGGCACCAGCAGCAAGGCCGTCCGACTGGACACCACCAATCTCACCCTGAGCCAATTCTCTGCAAACGCAGACTCCAGAATTCTGGCCACCTACACCAGCAACCTCTACAGCCCCTTTGATGTGGATGTGGACGCCCTCGGAAACCTCTGGGTGGTCAATTCCACAGGCTCAACCACCACCTCAGGCAGCGTGGTGCGCTTCCCCGCCGTTTCTGGCACACCCTCCACCACCCCCAACCTCATCCTGAACCAGTCCACCCAGTACACCGTGGGCATTGCAGTGTCCAACCCCCTGTAAGAGGGCACAATGGTCCAGAGGATGACATGCTCCTCTGGGCTTTTCTCGTGAAATGTCGTTGTGCCGTGCCGAGGGCCAAGGGCCTATGGATCTACCCCAAAAGAACTGTACGTTTCTCAAGTGTCCTGACCGTTCCATTCGCGTTGCTCAGCAAAAAGCACTGCAGTGCTTTTTGCGAACATCAATAGAGCAAAAACACACAGGCGGGTGTTCTTTCGATCGCAGAAGAAGATGCAGCTTACGATGAAGAGGTCGTTCAGGATTTCTGGCAACAGGGCGAGGCACGCCTCGCCCCTACAAATGCCTTCTGCTTTCTGCCTTCACCTTTGCTTTTTGCCTTCGGCTTTAAACCCCAGGTCTCGGCCTGAAAAGGAGTCCATATGAGAAAAATTCCCACCCTGATTTTCACCCTTGCCCTTGTTGCCTGCTCCCAGACCCACTCCCAGACGTCCGAAACTTCTGCAAAACAGGCTGTTCCGAACATCTTTGCATCCCCACAGGTGCCCAGATCCTGGGATTACCGCATCGCAAAAGTCCTCACATCTTCCGCCTCTCAGGTGGTCAGTCAGGACGCCTGGAATGCCACTTCAGTCAGTGTCACCAGCCTGCACAACCTGGGAAAACCTGTGCTGTGTTACTTCAGTGCAGGCACATGGGAATATGACAACTTCAGCCGCCTCAACATCAACAAGGTGCTCACCAATGGGTCAGGCAATGTGTCGGAAGCTCAGGCGGTTTCCACAGCCATTCAAAATGGCAAAACCAGTTACACCTTTGGTGGCCAGACCCGACAGCTGACCGGAGACCAGATCACCTTCAGGAACCTCGCAGGCAGTCAGCTTCCCGGCTGGGATGAGTATGTTTACAGGATTGGTGGATTCACAGCGTCCAGCAGCACCGCTGAGCATGTCCTCTTGCGCCGCATCATGAACGAACACATGCAGCGCATGAAAACCCTGGGGTGTGATGCCATCGAGCCAGACAACATTGATGCATATGCCAACGTTTCTGGGATTTCTGCCACCGACCAGTACAACTACAACGTGTGGCTGGCCAGCACTGCGCACAATCTGGGCCTGAAAATCCTGCTGAAAAACGACCTTGGGCAGATTTCCGATGGTGCAGAGGATGTGCCCGCAGGGAAGCCTGGCCTGGCCCGAATTTACGATGGAATCATCAATGAGGAGTGCTTCAAATACCAGGAATGCGGCGAAATGAAGCCCTTCAAGGACCTGAACAAGCCGATTTTTGTTCGAGAATATCTGGTCCAGAGCTGCAGCACCTTCAAAAGTGGAAAATACAGCAGCACCGATTCCCGAAGCCGCCAGCAGGTGGCAAGCGCTTTGCATCTGAATGTCTCGGGTTCCCAGTACGACAATGGAGGTTCTCCAGATGCCAATGCCAACCCCACAACATGTGGTTTTGGCACCTGGTAAAGAAAGCCTCTCTGTGCAGTTCCTGCTGGTTCTGAATCTTGTTTTTCAATGACGCTCTGGAGATACTCAGAGCGTCTTTTCAAATGCGGCATCTCAAATGCGGCATCTTCTACCGGACCTACAAATCCAATTTCATGGCCAACATGACCACAAAAGTGAAGTATCTGGAATTGTTCGAGTTGCACAATCATGATGGGGCAGCCACCTTTGCCACCAATGGGATCAGTTATTTGAAGAAAAAAGGCTACAGCATCTTAGATGCGAAACAACAGGACAACAGCACCATCACCCTTTTCACCAATGGATCAGATGTCATCATGCTTCAGGCCTTCACGGTGATGAACCAGTTGTTCATCGCTTTTGCAGGCAGCATGATGAAGTGAAGAATTCAACCTGGACAGCCTTGCTGATCACGACACTTCCAGTCCAAAAACCCCTTCTGGAGTGAAGTAAATCACACTGGCTCTGGAAATGGTTTCTCCATTGTCCTTGCGGTAAAACTTTCCCTGTTTGAAAGGGTTGTAGCTGATCTGGATGGTCCCTTCAGGCATGGTCTGGTCCTCGATGGGCTCTCCCACCACAAAGGCATGGACTTCTTTCTGGCGGGTGCGCAGAATGCGCTGCCTGGTGGTTTCATTGACCTCGAAGGTGCAGTTTTGCAGCGTAAGGTTGGTGGCATATCCGACCACCTTTTTGCCCTCTCGCAGGCTGTACTGTTTTTTGTGCAGGTTGCGGGCGACCCGGATCATGCTGGTTCCTGTCCTTTACCCCCAGCGTATCAGGGTGAGCAGGAATGTGGCAGTGGGGATGATTGCTGTTGCTGGTCTGTCCATTGGAGAAAGGCTCCTGCATTCACAGGAGCCTTCCGGATGGGTTTGAATGGGTTCAGTGTCCGGGAACGCCGCCAGCCCAGGACTGGTAACTGGCAAGGGCCTGACTTCCATACAGGGCGGCGAGGAAAAGCACGGGCAGAATTTTCTTTTTCATGTGAGACCTCCTGATCTGGTCCTGGTGGACCTGCATTCAAGGTAGTTGCTTTGAATGTTCATTGCGGTCCCCAGATGAACATAGAGAAATCCTGGTGACCTGGAAAACAATTGAAGTGTAGGATTTTTTGCAATTTTCTTCAGGTTCCTGGTAAAGTTTTCTGTTCACAAGCCATGATTGATTTTCTCTGGCAGTTCGCAGAAAACATCACTTCTATTTCATGATGCTCCTGTTGCACCATTCACCCTGACATTAAGACTTCTGTCAGACCTTTTCCACTAATCTGAGTCAACAAAAAGATGTTGTGGTCAAGACATCTTTCTCCTCATTCCTCCTGACCCACCCAGGCCCACGGGTGGGTTCATTTTGGGTCAGAAGAATCCACAACTCGGAGCATCGGTTCTGGCCGCTTTGTAGCCAGGAGCCTGTGGAGTCATGACTTCCAGACGGGTGCCATCCGGGTCCCTGAAGAATATCGCTGCAGAAGCCCCCCCTTCTGCATGGGCCACTGGACCGTCATACACGAATTCTGCTCCTGCTGCTTTTGCACGCTGTTCCACGTCCAGCAGTTCCTGTTCAGATCCCACGGTTAAAGCCAGATGGTGGAGTCCTGCATGCTGGGGGTTGAATCCCTGATCGCTTTGCTGCCACAGGGTGATCATCACACCCTGGTCGTTGATCAGGAAAGCGTACTTCTGGTTTCCTTCGTCGTGGATGCGGGTGGGGTTCAGGTTGAACACCTGCTGGTAGAAAGACACGGCTCTGTTCAGTTCGGTCACGCTCAGTCCAATGTGTGCAAATTTCATGGGTGTTCTCCTTCTGATCTGGGAATGTGTGGGCTGTAACCCAGAAACCTCTGATGGTATGGAAAGGCATGCTGCGTCAAATCTGCAGCCTCCAGGTGAACCTCCACCGTTCGGGACAGGTCCTCGCCAATCAGCACTTCTGCTTTTCCCAGAAGCCTCAGGACATGTCCATCTGCAAAGTCCACAAACAGCAGGCCAACCTTTGGGTTGAGGTGCAGGTTCCCGAGGGTGTTGTACATGCGGTTCCCGGAGAAATCCGGGAAGCTCAGGGTCTGGGCGTCTTGCACTTTGATGACCCCTGGATGTCCACCCCTGTGGGAGGCGTCTGCTCCGTATCCTCTTGCCCCTGATGCCACAAAAAAGGTGTCTGCCTGCTCAATGATCCTCAGGGTCGTGGGGTCCAGGGCTGTCAGGTGCAGGGTCTGTGGTTCAGGGCGGGTCCGGGGCTCAAAAGTGCGGGCCTGGATGTACTTCGGGCAGTTGGAATACACCTGGTGGGCCTCGATGGTCAGTCCTGCCTCCAGTGAGGTGACGGTCCCGTTCAGACGCATCCTTCTGCGGGTGTGGGGTTGCAGGGTGAGCGTCCCGATTTCCTGTCCCAGCTGAAATCCACGGTCCTGCCCTATTCCTGAGATGTGCAGGGTGGAGGGTCCTGTGGCCTGAAGAAAACCAGGATGGCCCAGCAAAAGGTCAGGCCATGGGATCTGGTCTTCTTGCAGGGTCGCGGTGACCACAAAGAACTGTTCACGCAGAAACTGAATCGCTGCTGGAGGGATGACCGGGGTGATCATCTGTCCGACTTTTGCAGCCACAGCAAGTTCTCCCATGCGGCCCTGGAGGTGCTTTTCACCTGGATGGTAGCCTGTTTCCATGTTCACCTTTCAACCAGTCAAATTGATTTAGCTGGTTAAGGTCAGGATAGCGGTCTACCTTTAACCTGTCAAGAGGATTTACGTGGTTATATTTTGTACGATTCCCACACCTTGAACTTGACATTCCAGGGAAATGCCCATAGGATTAAC of the Deinococcus cellulosilyticus NBRC 106333 = KACC 11606 genome contains:
- a CDS encoding class II fructose-bisphosphate aldolase yields the protein MTAALRLKPKNRAAALLAHAREHRYAIGAFNAVNLETAEAIVQAAELENAPVILQVSENAARYAGLEHLTAVCQSLREHASIPVILHFDHAETLESALTAVALGYDMVMLEGGDLDLDGNAKRLKLLSKTAHALGVAVEGEFEVTQKGEREATHLSASALEDFMKVSGVDAVAVDIGTSHKQTEKTAMLNIPHLRDLAHQTAAPLVLHGSSGATPEDLRIAIHEGISKVNVATELMLEFTRGVREQLSDPKLYDARKYLGYAREVMTQRVRTLIQNFGSSGQVL
- a CDS encoding 1-phosphofructokinase family hexose kinase; translation: MIIALTPNSCIDRVLHLDRKVTPNNLHRVNHSVEYAGGKGVNLARVVRALGGEVLLAGFLGGFNGLKFRHLMQQEGLEGVFLELPGETRECQILLDGSDHPTEINEKGLTVNHQDWQTLMEKLPEGKLAICGSLPPGDTLGHFQDLLQRLPAKPVVDTSGPALTSAISQGVLLCKPNEHELAGIVGSKLNSMEEAFEAASQLYQTHRTPILLTLGAQGAALVNEKVHHVRSPSIMVKNPIGAGDSLLGAYLWATDQGYAPEEALRWGVAAGAECARKGGPAFVTREGVTELYQQTRSLQPS
- the melA gene encoding alpha-galactosidase, yielding MTKIVILGAGSAVFAQQMVTDVLCIEGLETGEFALVDIDPIRLELAHQLAELAVQKSGKNFRVTATTNRLQALPGTDFVISCIEVSGLENVQYDYDIPLKYGVDQCIGDTIGPGGLFKFLRTAPSWLSILRDIERICPKAVVMNYTNPMSALVLLATRATSLQVIGLCHSVQGTAQQIAEYIGVPYQKLRYQCAGINHLSWFTKLEVDGQDVYPELIRVAKQKDIYERDPVRFEMLLHLGAFTTESSGHVSEYTPYFRKRPDLIQKHTRAGYRGESGYYAHNWPTWRSDHDRHARETIARGVEAMELERSHEFGSQIVEALTFNRPQVIHGNVRNTGLIDNLSQDGCVEVACLLDHNGIQPTHFGCLPEHLAALDRQHMTFHDLAVTSILEQDREAAVHALMLDPLTAAVCSLQEARSLFDELAEAQKAYLPRYMASGARAAIGD
- a CDS encoding Gfo/Idh/MocA family protein encodes the protein MTEPIQALLLGAGSRGYDVFARWALQHPDQLKFVAVADPDPAKRQRMMEEHGIPASQAFANWQDALNANLPIQAVVNALPDHLHEESATKVMQKGYHQLLEKPITNNLSGAVRIAEAAEASGKVLMLAYVLRYTPFFSTIHDVVQSGQLGEVVHFEWSENVSAIHYSHSFVRGNWSNTAKSSPMILAKCSHDLDQLAWILPKRIKQLSSFGSLLHYREENKPAGAPKRCLDGCPVAETCSFHAAKIYLTDYVSWPVNVISTDMSLEGRIQALQEGPYGVCVYQSDNDVVDNQVVMFELVGGGSGTLAMHGHSGEEGRYVRIDGTKATLTAAFTDRKQEIWLEPHTFETSYLTGGHQIPIQAPSGTAGMGHGGGDDGVCQAFVQSVRNGTIEPTSQYLESQYLAFAIEEARHQNTKVDMEDFRGRASVGALV
- a CDS encoding nuclear transport factor 2 family protein, with translation MSQTQKMKMVLEEANQAITRGDFEGFLKFCTEDTEWNFVGDRTLRGKEAVREYMETAYRVIPTFSIHHMIAEGDFLTAIGEITLTDEQGKATHYRACDVWRFRDGKMAELQAYVIEAP
- a CDS encoding TetR/AcrR family transcriptional regulator produces the protein MPPSLTDSEAAARRSRILNAARWCFLNFGFAKTSFEDIARQSGLSRTLLYRTFRDKEDIYKAVFVDLMVSRHPAAREAAQGPGSPLKRLLIVCRLMVLEPWSEMFGTPMGHEFIETCERMDAETGKLYREAMHECVLYILEDALSTEVFLLAVDGLLADRPSTAVLESRIQLLATRFAAFPSLLGSFEEAP
- a CDS encoding endo alpha-1,4 polygalactosaminidase → MRKIPTLIFTLALVACSQTHSQTSETSAKQAVPNIFASPQVPRSWDYRIAKVLTSSASQVVSQDAWNATSVSVTSLHNLGKPVLCYFSAGTWEYDNFSRLNINKVLTNGSGNVSEAQAVSTAIQNGKTSYTFGGQTRQLTGDQITFRNLAGSQLPGWDEYVYRIGGFTASSSTAEHVLLRRIMNEHMQRMKTLGCDAIEPDNIDAYANVSGISATDQYNYNVWLASTAHNLGLKILLKNDLGQISDGAEDVPAGKPGLARIYDGIINEECFKYQECGEMKPFKDLNKPIFVREYLVQSCSTFKSGKYSSTDSRSRQQVASALHLNVSGSQYDNGGSPDANANPTTCGFGTW
- a CDS encoding VOC family protein; translated protein: MKFAHIGLSVTELNRAVSFYQQVFNLNPTRIHDEGNQKYAFLINDQGVMITLWQQSDQGFNPQHAGLHHLALTVGSEQELLDVEQRAKAAGAEFVYDGPVAHAEGGASAAIFFRDPDGTRLEVMTPQAPGYKAARTDAPSCGFF
- a CDS encoding pyridoxamine 5'-phosphate oxidase family protein; this encodes METGYHPGEKHLQGRMGELAVAAKVGQMITPVIPPAAIQFLREQFFVVTATLQEDQIPWPDLLLGHPGFLQATGPSTLHISGIGQDRGFQLGQEIGTLTLQPHTRRRMRLNGTVTSLEAGLTIEAHQVYSNCPKYIQARTFEPRTRPEPQTLHLTALDPTTLRIIEQADTFFVASGARGYGADASHRGGHPGVIKVQDAQTLSFPDFSGNRMYNTLGNLHLNPKVGLLFVDFADGHVLRLLGKAEVLIGEDLSRTVEVHLEAADLTQHAFPYHQRFLGYSPHIPRSEGEHP